From one Holophagales bacterium genomic stretch:
- a CDS encoding serine/threonine protein kinase, whose product MPLDEVGPGRTFGSYEVLEELGRGGMGRVYRARHVTLEREVALKLLSEQVAEDAFYVQRFLKEARAAARLNHPGIVQIYDFGQVGSHWFLAMELVEGRSLAHFLKTWGRFSEQNAIVLARQTLNALAVAHAAGIVHRDIKPDNVILGKKGIVKLVDLGLAKKIDDPGASSTGFAAGTPYYISPEQIEGRADVDGRADLYSLGATLFQLVTGQVPFPGPSSAVIMSRHLNERAPDPRIHTPELSEAFCVAVLHLLTRERDRRPRNAEEAEREFALLQAGEVTPPAVSVSAAHPPATAQDPAGSAFETAVSSALAIPAAWDAEVYRRVEEKLAARVGPLARLLVRKATREAADFGDLCRRLAEQIPDASARPGFLKDVLAGPASTRPSGPGSGAASTREAGETRGATGATGASGAGGAGGPQVPSSPAPRPASSPSGSGSSSGPGSFPPALLAAAEQRLAAEIGPLARVLVKQESKRQPNWGALVEALSLQVPDEAGRRRLREALAPLGV is encoded by the coding sequence ATGCCGCTCGACGAGGTCGGCCCCGGACGGACGTTCGGGAGCTACGAGGTCCTGGAGGAGCTGGGGCGGGGCGGCATGGGGCGCGTCTACCGCGCGCGGCACGTCACGCTCGAGCGCGAGGTCGCGCTGAAGCTCCTCTCCGAGCAGGTCGCCGAGGATGCGTTCTACGTCCAGCGTTTCCTGAAGGAGGCGCGCGCCGCCGCACGGCTGAATCACCCCGGAATCGTCCAGATCTACGATTTCGGGCAGGTCGGGTCCCACTGGTTCCTCGCGATGGAGCTCGTCGAGGGGCGCTCGCTCGCCCACTTCCTGAAGACGTGGGGACGCTTCTCCGAGCAGAACGCGATCGTCCTCGCGCGGCAGACGCTGAACGCGCTCGCGGTAGCCCACGCGGCCGGCATCGTCCACCGCGACATCAAGCCCGACAACGTGATCCTCGGGAAAAAGGGGATCGTCAAGCTGGTCGACCTCGGTCTCGCCAAGAAGATCGACGACCCGGGAGCTTCATCGACGGGCTTCGCAGCCGGGACCCCGTATTACATCTCACCGGAGCAGATCGAGGGCCGCGCCGACGTCGACGGCCGGGCCGACCTCTACTCGCTCGGCGCCACGCTGTTCCAGCTCGTGACGGGACAGGTCCCGTTCCCCGGCCCCTCCAGCGCCGTCATCATGTCCCGCCACCTCAACGAGCGGGCACCCGACCCCCGGATCCACACCCCCGAGCTCTCGGAGGCGTTCTGCGTGGCCGTCCTGCACCTGCTGACCCGCGAGCGGGACCGGCGGCCGCGGAACGCCGAGGAAGCCGAGCGCGAGTTCGCCCTCCTCCAGGCCGGTGAGGTGACCCCACCGGCCGTTTCCGTGTCCGCGGCGCACCCTCCGGCGACCGCCCAGGACCCGGCCGGCTCCGCTTTCGAGACCGCCGTGTCGAGCGCCCTCGCCATACCCGCGGCGTGGGACGCCGAGGTCTATCGCCGCGTCGAGGAGAAGCTCGCGGCCCGGGTCGGTCCGCTGGCGCGCCTCCTCGTGAGGAAGGCGACGAGAGAGGCCGCCGATTTCGGCGATCTCTGCCGGCGTCTCGCGGAGCAGATCCCCGACGCATCCGCCAGGCCCGGGTTCCTGAAGGACGTCCTGGCGGGCCCGGCCTCGACCCGCCCGTCCGGGCCCGGAAGCGGGGCTGCCAGCACCAGAGAGGCCGGAGAGACGAGAGGAGCCACAGGAGCCACAGGAGCCAGTGGAGCGGGTGGAGCCGGTGGACCCCAGGTCCCGTCGAGTCCGGCGCCCAGGCCGGCTTCTTCGCCATCGGGAAGCGGCTCGTCGTCTGGCCCGGGCTCCTTCCCTCCCGCCCTCCTCGCGGCAGCCGAGCAGAGGCTCGCAGCCGAGATCGGACCCCTCGCCCGGGTTCTCGTGAAACAGGAATCGAAGCGCCAGCCGAACTGGGGCGCCCTGGTCGAGGCCCTCTCGCTGCAGGTCCCCGACGAGGCGGGGCGCCGGCGCCTGCGGGAGGCCCTCGCCCCTCTCGGGGTTTGA
- a CDS encoding class I SAM-dependent methyltransferase yields MIRFLKKVGRQLPVLKDIHRYILALEGEREELRQTVKGQRDDLAQARETMRRLWVPPGHPHSPIPDLDDVRRRESELFGKPPEELPGIDTLVEEQLTVIREMKRWGAEPPLPAGTEGRRSSPDDPAYGWGDVALLHAVLRKLRPRRVVCAGAGPFVPVLLDLNEHVFGRTISITVVDPDAERLRPLLKAEEAEKVRLLPARVHEVPFDTFTSLSSGDVLCVETSHVSRTGSDLNHLLFRVIPRLKGGVHVHPNGVFWPFEYPSSWVTEGRAWNEAYLWRAFLLNNAAWEIAVFASFLETAHRGAILKELPQWQRTRGGGLWIRRKS; encoded by the coding sequence TTGATCCGCTTCCTGAAGAAGGTGGGGCGGCAGCTCCCGGTTCTCAAGGACATCCACCGCTACATCCTGGCCCTCGAGGGCGAGCGCGAGGAGCTTCGCCAGACGGTGAAGGGGCAACGCGACGACCTGGCCCAGGCGCGCGAGACGATGCGCAGGCTCTGGGTGCCGCCCGGCCATCCGCACTCCCCGATCCCGGACCTCGACGACGTGCGGCGCCGCGAGAGCGAGCTGTTCGGAAAACCCCCCGAGGAGCTCCCCGGCATCGACACGCTCGTCGAGGAGCAGCTGACGGTGATCCGCGAAATGAAGCGCTGGGGCGCCGAACCGCCGCTGCCGGCGGGGACGGAGGGGCGGCGCAGCTCCCCCGACGACCCGGCCTACGGCTGGGGCGACGTCGCGCTCCTGCACGCCGTGCTCAGAAAGCTCCGGCCGCGGCGCGTCGTCTGCGCCGGCGCGGGCCCGTTCGTCCCCGTGCTCCTCGACCTGAACGAGCACGTCTTCGGCCGGACGATCTCGATCACGGTCGTCGATCCCGACGCGGAGCGCCTGCGCCCGCTCCTGAAGGCCGAAGAGGCCGAGAAGGTCCGTCTCCTTCCGGCGCGGGTCCACGAGGTGCCGTTCGACACGTTCACCTCCCTCTCGTCGGGTGACGTCCTGTGCGTCGAGACGAGCCACGTCTCGAGGACCGGGAGCGACCTGAACCACCTCCTCTTCCGCGTGATCCCGAGGCTGAAAGGAGGCGTCCACGTCCACCCCAACGGTGTCTTCTGGCCGTTCGAGTACCCGAGCTCGTGGGTGACCGAGGGGCGGGCCTGGAACGAGGCCTACCTGTGGCGGGCGTTCCTCCTGAACAACGCGGCCTGGGAGATCGCCGTCTTCGCGAGCTTCCTCGAGACGGCCCACCGGGGGGCGATCCTCAAGGAGCTTCCGCAGTGGCAGCGGACGCGGGGCGGCGGGCTCTGGATCCGAAGGAAGAGCTGA
- a CDS encoding type VI secretion system contractile sheath large subunit produces MAKPFSFGAIDVRLEAESEPRPARAEDDAPFRILVAADFSGRAARGLVETGAPVGERKAIRVDLDSLDATIARLEPQVRLGDGDVFRFRELDDFLPDTLFARIARFGALKEASDADAKRRATSRPAAGLLDRILDGTAREEAPVAAAGPDRPTELMRAILGSSAFRALEAAWRGVDFLLRRLDVDGPLTLHLVDISPGELRSDLLAGDDLGKSGLHRLLVDKTVGTPGAHPWAAFVVLGAFGASKEDAEALGRLAKIASKAGTAVLAGAEPGLVGCASLAATPDPHDWSAPEGEGAEAWAALRRLPEARYVGLALPRLLLRLPYGKETNAVEAFEFEELSSPPVHEEYLWGSPALALALLLGEAFLEDGWSLRPGSAQDIPGLPFALVTQDGEKHAVPCAETLFTVRAMEAVTAKGLMPLLTLKGTDTVRLATFQSIAEPYAALAGRWG; encoded by the coding sequence ATGGCGAAGCCGTTTTCATTCGGTGCGATCGACGTCCGTCTCGAGGCCGAGTCCGAGCCCCGCCCTGCACGGGCCGAGGACGACGCCCCTTTTCGCATCCTCGTAGCCGCCGACTTCTCCGGCCGGGCCGCCCGCGGCCTCGTCGAGACGGGCGCGCCGGTCGGCGAAAGAAAGGCGATCCGCGTCGACCTCGACTCGCTCGACGCCACCATCGCACGCCTCGAGCCGCAGGTCCGCCTCGGCGACGGCGACGTGTTCCGATTCCGCGAGCTGGACGACTTCCTCCCCGATACGCTCTTCGCGCGGATCGCGCGATTCGGCGCGCTGAAGGAAGCCTCCGACGCGGACGCGAAACGCCGGGCCACGAGCCGTCCCGCGGCCGGGCTCCTCGACCGGATCCTGGACGGGACGGCCCGGGAGGAGGCTCCGGTCGCCGCCGCCGGCCCGGACAGGCCGACGGAGCTGATGCGGGCCATCCTCGGAAGCAGCGCATTCCGGGCTCTCGAAGCCGCCTGGCGTGGCGTCGACTTCCTCCTTCGGCGCCTGGACGTCGACGGCCCCCTGACGCTCCACCTCGTCGACATCTCGCCGGGGGAGCTTCGGTCCGACCTCCTCGCGGGCGACGACCTCGGCAAATCGGGTCTCCACCGGCTTCTCGTCGACAAGACCGTTGGAACGCCCGGGGCGCACCCGTGGGCCGCCTTCGTCGTTCTCGGCGCGTTCGGCGCCTCGAAGGAGGACGCCGAAGCTCTGGGACGTCTCGCGAAGATCGCCTCCAAGGCAGGGACGGCCGTTCTCGCCGGCGCCGAGCCGGGGCTCGTCGGCTGCGCGTCGCTCGCCGCGACGCCGGACCCGCACGACTGGTCCGCACCCGAAGGCGAGGGGGCCGAGGCGTGGGCCGCGCTCCGACGCCTTCCCGAGGCGCGGTACGTCGGCCTCGCGCTGCCACGCCTCCTCCTCCGCCTTCCGTACGGCAAGGAGACGAACGCCGTCGAGGCGTTCGAGTTCGAGGAGCTCTCCTCGCCGCCGGTGCACGAGGAGTACCTCTGGGGTAGCCCGGCCCTGGCCCTCGCCCTTCTCCTCGGAGAGGCGTTCCTGGAGGACGGCTGGAGCCTCCGGCCTGGCTCGGCGCAGGACATTCCGGGCCTCCCGTTCGCGCTCGTCACCCAGGACGGCGAGAAGCACGCCGTCCCCTGCGCGGAGACCCTCTTCACCGTCCGCGCCATGGAGGCCGTGACGGCGAAGGGTCTGATGCCCCTCCTCACGCTGAAGGGGACCGACACGGTGCGCCTCGCGACGTTCCAGTCGATCGCCGAGCCCTACGCCGCGCTGGCCGGGCGCTGGGGCTGA
- the tssH gene encoding type VI secretion system ATPase TssH: MSVNLKSLIGRLNDTCRQALEGAAGLCLSRTNYDVEVEHVLLKILEAPDTDFLKILRRFEIDASRFAKDVTRALDRLKTGNARTPALSPRLPRLIEKAWVVASIEYGASRVRSGHLLLVLLTDDDLSRLTREISKDLAGISVEQLTKTFADVVKGSAEDREAQALASAPGAAGGPDVAMGVPGKTKALDLYTEDLTAKARAGKIDPILGRDFEIRQVIDILTRRRQNNPILTGEAGVGKTAVVEGFAQRIVQGDVPGPLKNVVVRTLDLGLLQAGAGIKGEFENRLKQVIDEVKAAQPPIIIFIDEAHTMIGAGGSAGQNDAANLLKPALARGELRTIAATTWAEYKKYFEKDAALARRFQVVKVEEPTEEVAIVMMRALAKNLEKHHGGLRILDEAVESSVKLSHRYISGRQLPDKCVSVLDTACAKVNISQAATPAPIEDCRRRIDQLTAEIEALERETAVGANHSERIEKSKAAKAETEARLAVLDEQCKKEIETVNRIKEVRGKLEAAAGGEANPDFEILRAEMACLNAELVAIQGDTPMMQPHVNAQAVAEIIAGWTGIPVGRMQADEIETVRNLAQLLGERVVGQDHALAAIAQKIQTSRAGLTDPRKPIAVFMLVGTSGVGKTETAIALAETLYGGERNMVTINMSEFQEAHTVSSLKGSPPGYVGYGEGGVLTEAVRRKPYSVVLLDEVEKAHPDVLELFYQVFDKGQMEDGEGREIDFKNCVILLTTNAESDQMMKMCADPETAPTPQKIVETIKPGLDKVFKPAFLGRMSIVPYYPISEAVMKLIIRLQLGRVGKRLMENHGATFSYDEAVINEIGSRCKEVESGARNVDSILTKTVLPDLSGEFLSRMAEGGTISKVHVRVGDEGKFAYDIS, encoded by the coding sequence ATGAGCGTGAACCTGAAGTCCCTGATCGGTCGACTCAACGACACCTGCCGCCAGGCGCTCGAGGGAGCAGCCGGGCTCTGCCTGTCCCGGACGAACTACGACGTCGAGGTCGAGCACGTCCTCCTGAAGATCCTCGAGGCGCCCGACACGGACTTCCTGAAGATCCTGCGACGCTTCGAGATCGACGCGTCCCGCTTCGCCAAGGACGTGACGCGCGCCCTCGACCGGCTGAAGACGGGCAACGCGCGGACGCCCGCCCTCTCGCCGCGGCTCCCGCGCCTCATCGAGAAGGCGTGGGTCGTCGCCTCCATCGAGTACGGCGCGTCCAGGGTGCGGTCGGGGCATCTCCTCCTCGTCCTCCTCACCGACGACGACCTCTCCCGCCTGACGCGCGAGATCTCGAAGGATCTCGCCGGCATCTCCGTGGAGCAGCTGACGAAGACGTTCGCCGACGTCGTCAAGGGTTCCGCGGAGGATCGCGAGGCCCAGGCCCTCGCGTCCGCCCCCGGGGCCGCCGGCGGTCCCGACGTCGCGATGGGCGTTCCGGGAAAGACGAAAGCGCTCGACCTCTACACGGAAGACCTCACGGCCAAGGCCCGCGCGGGGAAGATCGACCCGATCCTCGGGCGCGACTTCGAGATCCGGCAGGTCATCGACATCCTGACCCGCCGCCGGCAGAACAACCCGATCCTCACCGGCGAGGCCGGCGTCGGCAAGACGGCCGTCGTCGAAGGCTTCGCCCAGCGGATCGTCCAGGGCGACGTGCCGGGGCCTCTGAAGAACGTCGTCGTCCGGACGCTCGACCTCGGCCTCCTCCAGGCCGGCGCCGGCATCAAGGGCGAGTTCGAGAACCGGCTCAAGCAGGTCATCGACGAGGTCAAGGCCGCCCAGCCGCCGATCATCATCTTCATCGACGAGGCGCACACGATGATCGGCGCCGGCGGCTCGGCGGGGCAGAACGACGCCGCGAACCTCCTCAAGCCGGCGCTCGCGCGCGGCGAGCTGCGGACGATCGCCGCGACGACCTGGGCCGAGTACAAGAAGTACTTCGAGAAGGACGCCGCCCTCGCCCGCCGCTTCCAGGTCGTCAAGGTCGAGGAGCCGACCGAAGAGGTCGCCATCGTCATGATGCGGGCGCTGGCGAAGAACCTCGAGAAGCACCACGGCGGCCTGCGCATCCTCGACGAGGCGGTCGAGTCGTCGGTCAAGCTCTCTCACCGCTACATCTCGGGCCGCCAGCTTCCGGACAAGTGCGTCTCCGTCCTCGACACGGCGTGCGCGAAGGTCAACATCAGCCAGGCGGCGACGCCCGCCCCGATCGAGGACTGCCGGCGCCGGATCGACCAGCTGACGGCCGAGATCGAGGCTCTCGAGCGCGAGACGGCCGTGGGCGCGAACCACTCCGAGCGGATCGAGAAATCGAAGGCCGCCAAGGCCGAGACCGAAGCGCGACTCGCCGTCCTCGACGAACAGTGCAAGAAGGAGATCGAGACCGTCAACCGGATCAAGGAAGTGCGGGGCAAGCTCGAGGCCGCGGCCGGAGGAGAGGCGAACCCCGACTTCGAGATTCTCCGGGCCGAGATGGCCTGCCTCAACGCCGAGCTCGTGGCCATCCAGGGCGACACCCCGATGATGCAGCCGCACGTCAACGCGCAGGCCGTGGCGGAGATCATCGCGGGCTGGACCGGAATCCCCGTCGGCCGGATGCAGGCCGACGAGATCGAGACCGTGAGGAACCTCGCCCAGCTCCTCGGCGAGCGGGTCGTCGGCCAGGACCACGCCCTCGCCGCGATCGCGCAGAAGATCCAGACCTCCCGCGCCGGTCTCACCGACCCGCGCAAGCCGATCGCCGTCTTCATGCTCGTCGGGACGTCCGGCGTCGGCAAGACGGAGACGGCCATCGCCCTCGCCGAGACCCTCTACGGTGGCGAGCGGAACATGGTCACGATCAACATGTCCGAGTTCCAGGAAGCCCACACCGTGTCGTCGCTGAAGGGTTCCCCTCCGGGCTACGTCGGCTACGGCGAAGGCGGCGTCCTCACCGAGGCCGTGCGGCGCAAGCCCTACTCCGTCGTCCTCCTCGACGAGGTCGAGAAGGCGCACCCCGACGTCCTCGAGCTTTTCTACCAGGTCTTCGACAAGGGGCAGATGGAGGACGGCGAGGGGCGCGAGATCGACTTCAAGAACTGCGTCATCCTCCTGACGACGAATGCCGAGTCGGACCAGATGATGAAGATGTGCGCCGACCCCGAGACCGCCCCGACACCCCAGAAGATCGTCGAGACGATCAAGCCGGGGCTCGACAAGGTCTTCAAGCCGGCCTTCCTGGGGCGCATGTCGATCGTCCCGTACTACCCGATCTCGGAAGCCGTCATGAAGCTCATCATCCGACTCCAGCTCGGCCGGGTCGGCAAGCGCCTCATGGAGAACCACGGCGCGACCTTCAGCTACGACGAGGCCGTCATCAACGAGATCGGCAGCCGGTGCAAGGAGGTCGAGAGCGGCGCACGCAACGTCGACTCGATCCTCACGAAGACCGTCCTTCCCGACCTCTCCGGCGAGTTCCTCTCCCGGATGGCCGAGGGAGGGACGATCTCGAAGGTCCACGTCCGCGTCGGCGACGAGGGCAAGTTCGCCTACGACATCTCCTGA
- the tssG gene encoding type VI secretion system baseplate subunit TssG, whose protein sequence is MKDLLYSEPYRFAFFQAVRLLERISPAKDGVGRSVRPADEVVRFRSHPSLTFPPSEIVDLKAPPPGQEDRPPEMTVNFIGLTGPLGVLPHPYTELVRERNSYKDTALWAFLDIFNHRFASLFYRAWEKYRFPVAYERTGEDSFTEYGFDLIGMGTPGLRGRMAVKDQALLLYAGHIAQKPHSAEAIASVVRDYFDSPAGIVQFQGQWFPLEAENVTRIGQANSQLGRTVVAGATVFVSQSKFRVRLGPLTLSRFVSFLPVGPAWKPLNDLVRFLAGLEFDYDVQLVLRKEDVPPCSLDSKSALPPMLGWTTWITSETPRKDADEVILPVDN, encoded by the coding sequence ATGAAGGACCTCCTCTACTCCGAGCCGTACCGTTTCGCCTTCTTCCAGGCGGTGCGGCTGCTGGAGCGGATCTCGCCCGCCAAGGACGGGGTCGGACGGTCCGTGAGGCCGGCGGACGAGGTGGTCCGGTTCCGGTCCCATCCGTCGCTCACGTTCCCCCCGAGCGAGATCGTCGACCTGAAGGCGCCGCCCCCCGGACAGGAGGATCGGCCGCCCGAGATGACGGTCAATTTCATCGGCCTCACGGGGCCGCTGGGAGTCCTGCCCCACCCGTACACGGAGCTGGTCCGCGAGCGGAACTCCTACAAGGACACGGCGCTCTGGGCCTTTCTCGACATCTTCAACCATCGCTTCGCGTCGCTCTTCTACCGCGCGTGGGAGAAGTACCGGTTCCCGGTCGCCTACGAAAGGACCGGCGAGGACTCCTTCACGGAGTACGGCTTCGACCTGATCGGCATGGGGACGCCGGGTCTGCGCGGCCGCATGGCCGTGAAGGACCAGGCGCTCCTCCTCTACGCCGGGCACATCGCGCAGAAGCCGCACTCGGCCGAGGCGATCGCCTCGGTCGTCCGCGACTACTTCGACTCCCCGGCCGGAATCGTCCAGTTCCAGGGGCAGTGGTTCCCGCTGGAGGCGGAGAACGTCACGAGAATCGGGCAGGCCAATTCCCAGCTCGGCCGGACCGTCGTCGCGGGCGCGACCGTGTTCGTTTCGCAGTCGAAGTTCCGGGTGAGGCTGGGCCCGCTCACCCTCTCCCGGTTCGTTTCGTTCCTTCCGGTCGGGCCCGCGTGGAAGCCCCTCAACGACCTCGTGAGGTTCCTCGCGGGGCTGGAGTTCGACTACGACGTCCAGCTCGTCCTCCGGAAGGAGGACGTCCCCCCCTGCTCCCTCGACTCGAAGTCCGCCCTCCCCCCAATGCTCGGGTGGACGACGTGGATCACAAGCGAAACGCCCCGGAAGGATGCCGACGAGGTCATCCTTCCGGTCGATAATTGA
- the tssF gene encoding type VI secretion system baseplate subunit TssF has protein sequence MRDELLGYYERELSFFRQMGAEFAEKYPKIAGRLLLEPDTCEDPHVERLIEAFAFLASRVHLKVDDEFPEITESLLNVLYPHLLAPIPSMTVVQFVLDPSQVSLQSGQRIPRGSMLYSRSVSGTACRFRTAYPVHLWPLEVRQARFELPVPGVGPEEGVRMVLRLELKTFGGVPLRELREKISESEEKPLESLRFYLQGEGKVVYALHELLHNHLVAVELRPGGPRDVPSPVRLPKSVVAGVGFERDEGLLPYTDRSFMGYRLLAEYFAFPEKFFFFDVKGLEQAARDDFDDVLEILLYFNRDFPLERNVSAQTFRLNCTPVANIFRQIAEPIRLTNLQPEYRVIPDVRRQDVTEVYAVEGVTSIARGSDKVTTYEPFYSYRHGFEKGQAPAFWYMSRRPSARRDDDGTDAYLSLVDLGFDPAQPEADTLSVEILCTNRDLPSRLPFEGSEADFQLEGAGVFSGIRCLKRPTPTVRPPLRRGLQWRLLSHLSLNLLSLVEREGGQGPEALQEILRLYDFADSSVTRQQIAGITKVGSRRVLRSIGVLQPSFVRGIEVTVELDENQFVGTGAFLFAQVLERFLGLYSSVNSFSQLVLTSRQREGVIRRWAPRAGEQIVL, from the coding sequence ATGCGCGACGAGCTCCTGGGATACTACGAACGCGAGCTCTCCTTCTTCCGGCAGATGGGGGCCGAGTTCGCGGAGAAGTACCCGAAGATCGCCGGGCGCCTCCTGCTGGAGCCCGACACCTGCGAGGACCCCCACGTCGAGCGGCTCATCGAGGCCTTTGCGTTCCTCGCCTCCCGCGTGCACCTCAAGGTCGACGACGAGTTCCCCGAGATCACCGAGTCGCTCCTCAACGTCCTCTACCCGCACCTCCTCGCCCCGATCCCTTCGATGACGGTCGTCCAGTTCGTCCTGGACCCGTCGCAGGTCAGCCTCCAGTCCGGCCAGAGGATTCCCCGCGGGTCGATGCTCTACTCCCGCTCCGTGTCGGGGACGGCGTGCCGCTTCCGAACGGCCTACCCGGTGCACCTCTGGCCACTCGAAGTCCGCCAGGCGCGTTTCGAGCTCCCGGTGCCGGGCGTCGGCCCGGAAGAGGGGGTGCGGATGGTCCTGCGGCTCGAGCTGAAGACGTTCGGAGGCGTCCCGCTCCGCGAGCTGAGGGAGAAGATCTCGGAGTCGGAGGAGAAGCCGCTCGAGTCGCTCCGCTTCTATCTTCAGGGCGAGGGAAAGGTCGTCTACGCCCTCCACGAGCTGCTCCACAACCACCTCGTCGCCGTCGAGCTGAGGCCCGGTGGCCCGCGGGACGTCCCGTCGCCCGTGAGGCTCCCGAAGTCCGTCGTCGCCGGCGTGGGCTTCGAGCGGGACGAGGGGCTTCTCCCCTACACCGACCGCTCCTTCATGGGCTACCGCCTCCTCGCCGAGTACTTCGCCTTCCCGGAGAAGTTCTTCTTCTTCGACGTGAAGGGGCTCGAGCAGGCGGCCCGGGACGATTTCGACGACGTCCTCGAGATCCTCCTCTACTTCAACCGCGACTTCCCGCTCGAGCGGAACGTCTCGGCCCAGACCTTCCGGCTGAACTGCACCCCGGTCGCGAACATCTTCCGGCAGATCGCCGAGCCGATCCGCCTGACCAACCTGCAGCCCGAGTACCGGGTCATCCCGGACGTGAGGCGGCAGGACGTGACGGAGGTCTACGCCGTCGAGGGCGTCACGAGCATTGCGCGGGGGAGCGACAAGGTCACGACCTACGAGCCCTTCTACTCGTACCGCCACGGCTTCGAGAAGGGGCAGGCGCCGGCGTTCTGGTACATGAGCCGCCGTCCGTCGGCGCGACGGGACGACGACGGGACCGACGCCTACCTCTCGCTCGTCGATCTCGGGTTCGACCCCGCGCAGCCCGAGGCGGACACTCTCTCGGTCGAGATCCTCTGCACGAATCGCGACCTTCCCTCGCGTCTTCCGTTCGAGGGAAGCGAAGCGGACTTCCAGCTCGAGGGGGCGGGCGTCTTCTCGGGCATCCGCTGCCTGAAGCGCCCGACGCCCACCGTGAGGCCCCCGCTCCGCCGGGGCCTGCAGTGGCGGCTCCTCTCCCACCTCTCGCTCAACCTCCTCTCCCTCGTGGAACGGGAGGGTGGCCAGGGTCCGGAAGCACTCCAGGAGATCCTCCGCCTCTACGACTTCGCCGACTCCTCCGTCACGCGCCAGCAGATCGCGGGGATCACGAAGGTCGGCTCCCGCCGGGTCCTGCGGTCGATCGGCGTCCTGCAGCCGAGCTTCGTCCGCGGCATCGAGGTGACGGTCGAGCTCGACGAGAACCAGTTCGTCGGCACGGGGGCGTTTCTCTTCGCGCAGGTCCTCGAACGCTTCCTCGGGCTCTACTCGTCCGTGAACTCCTTCAGCCAGCTCGTCCTGACGAGCCGCCAGCGCGAGGGCGTCATCCGCCGGTGGGCGCCGCGCGCCGGGGAGCAGATCGTCCTCTGA
- the tssE gene encoding type VI secretion system baseplate subunit TssE, with translation MSRFDNEIRVRPSVLDRLIDYEPEYSREAAASRAKNLRILKQSVRRDMEWLLNTRQTLGIPPELKEVQSSIAAYGLPDISTFSGRSGADRLRLRRAVEEAIEAFEPRLEGVTVTVDPEPGPSLALKFRIDGRLKVDPAPEPVSFDTLLQIGSGEFRVKGE, from the coding sequence ATGTCGCGGTTCGACAACGAGATCCGTGTCCGCCCGTCGGTCCTCGACCGGCTGATCGACTACGAGCCCGAGTATTCCCGCGAGGCGGCCGCCTCGCGCGCGAAGAACCTCCGGATCCTCAAGCAGTCGGTGCGGAGGGACATGGAGTGGCTCCTCAACACGCGCCAGACGCTGGGCATCCCCCCCGAGCTGAAGGAGGTCCAGTCCTCGATCGCCGCCTACGGCCTCCCGGACATCTCCACGTTCTCGGGCCGGAGCGGCGCCGATCGCCTGCGCCTCCGCCGTGCCGTGGAGGAAGCGATCGAGGCCTTCGAGCCGCGCCTCGAGGGCGTCACCGTTACGGTCGATCCCGAGCCGGGGCCGAGCCTGGCGCTGAAGTTCCGGATCGACGGCCGGCTCAAGGTCGACCCGGCACCCGAGCCGGTCTCGTTCGACACCCTGCTCCAGATCGGGAGCGGCGAGTTCCGCGTGAAGGGGGAGTGA